The following nucleotide sequence is from Nitrososphaerota archaeon.
TCGTCGTCGCCTCCTCAGTCAGCCCCGTCAAGGCGGAAGCTGTCATCTCCGAGAGGGACGTCGTCCGGGCCGTGGCCAAGGGGACTCTGCTAAGCGGCCTCCTCGAGTCCATCTCGAGCAAGAAGCTCGTCAGCGTCAAGCGCTCAGACCGCCCGTCGAAGGCGGTGAAGCTGATGATGGAGAAGGGCATCCGCCACCTCGTGGTGGAGAACGACGACGGGACGCTCTTCGGTGTCCTCTCCATCCGCGACTTCTTCAGGGAGAACAAACTCTTGCAGAGCTTCCTGAAGGACGAAGCCGAGGACGTCCACGGCATAGACTGAGAGTCCCTCCTGTCTTCGTTTCGTGAAACGATTCATCATCAATCTTAAATAGCGTAAAACGTTCCGAAGCTCTCGTCATGGCCCTCTTTGGCGACCTGGGCTCAGTCTTCATCATGGGACTCGTCGGAGTAGTCTTCACCCTGCCGGTAGTCATCGCCCCCCGACTCCTCGCCCCGAGGCGCCCCAACCCCATCAAGAACGCGCCCTTCGAGTGCGGCCAGGTCCCGGTAGGTTCAGGCAAGGCGCACTTCATGATGCAGTACTACGCCTATCTTCTGATGTTCATAGTCTTCGACGTCCTTTCGATGTTCCTCTACGCCTGGGCCGCGGCCTACAAGCCCATGGCCCTCGGCCTGTCGTCCGACTGGATGCTCACGCTCTTCATGGGCCTCGTCTTCGTCCCCATGGGCTTCGCCCTGGTCCTGGCCGGAAGGCGCGAGATATGGTGACCGTCCAAAAGTCCGGTGCCCTCCAGGTCCTGGTCGGGAAGTTCGACGGCATCCTCCAGTACTCTGTGGGAGACCCCCTCCGATACCTCGCCAACTGGGGGCGCCTCTACTCCCTCTGGCCCGTCCACCTCGAGACCGCTTGCTGCTCCGTGGAAGTGGGCGCCGCCGCAGGGTCACGCTTCGACATGGAGCGCTTCGGAGCCCTGGAGGCCTTCGGCTCCCTCCGCGCCTGCGACCTAATCATAGTGATGGGCACCGTCACACGCAAGCTCGCTCCCCGGCTCAAGATGATCTACGACCAGATGGCCGAGCCAAAGTGGGTCATCGCCATGGGCGCGTGCTCGATCACCGGCGGACTCTACTTCGATTCCTACAACGTCCTCCGGGGCATCGACGACATAATCCCGGTCGACGTCTACGTCCCCGGCTGTCCCCCCAGGGCTGAGGCCCTCCTCCAGGGAATCGTTCTCCTCCAGGAAAAGATCCGGAAAGCTCCCAGCCTTAGTGGTGCGTGACCCCGGGATGAGCAAGCCGACTCCAGGGACCCAACAACCTGCGAAGCCCGCAGCACCCACTGCTGCCGCCCCTCCCTCTCCCCCTAGCCAGCCGAAGCCCGAACCCGCCCGTGCGAAGAAGCTCGCCTCGACCATCACCGCGCAGTTCCCAGACGCGAAGGTCGACTACCTTCGGGAGAAGCGGCTCAAGGTCACAGTCTCAAGCGCTACGATCAAAGCGGTCGCTACCATGGTTAGAGACGACCTCGGCTTCGACCACCCCAGCGCCGTTAGCGGGGTCGACTGGATCGCCAAGAATGAGATCGAGATAATCTACTTCATCGGCTCCCTCACCAGAGAAGGGCTCAGGGACTTCGTCCTCGCCATCGCCGAAAGGGTGCCCCGCGCGTCCCCGGTCGCTCCTTCCCTAATCGACGTCTGGACGGGGGTCGAATACCACGAGCGTGAGAGCCAGGAGATGCTCGGCATCGACTTCAAGGGGAACCCCTTCAAGGGCCACTTCCTCCTTCCCGAGGACTGGAACGACATGCCCCCACTGAGGAAGGACTACGTGTCTCCGGGGAGATAGCCATGACAATCCAGACAGAATACGACCCGGATTCGGACAGGATAATGGCCGTCTCCTTCGGCCCCCAGCACCCTGGGGCGGGGCACTTCAGAATCAAGCTCTGGCTCGACGGCGACTACCTGGTCCGGTCCGAGCCCGACCCTGGCTACATCCACCGGGGCGAGGAGAAAATGAGCGAATACCGGAACTATATCCAGAACGTCCCGCACCTGGAACGCCCGGTCATCCTAGACAGCTGCGGCATCCTCTTCCCCTACGCCCTGGCGGTGGACGAGCTGATGAACAACAAGATCCCCGACCGCGGCCAGTACCTCAGGGTCATAATGGCCGAGATGAACCGCATCATCTCCCACATGTACTTCATCGCCATCGAGGGGCTGTTCACCGGCCACACCACGATGATCACCTGGTGCATGGGGGACAGAGACTTCTGGATCGACCTGGCCGAAAGGATCGGAGGCGCCAGGGTAACCTTCGCCTACATCATCCCCGGGGGAGTCAGAAACGACATGCCGGCAGGGCTCACTGAGAAGGCCCTGGACACCTGCGACTGGTTCGAAAAGCGCATGGACGAGTACGAGAAGATATTCTTCAAGAACCCCATGGTCCTCACCAGGATGCGGAGGGTCGGGGTCCTCTCAAAGGAGGACGCAATCCGCCTCGGCGCCGTTGGCACGGTCCTGCGCGCCTCCGGGGTAAAGATGGACGTCAGGAAGGACGAGCCCTACAGCCACTACGAAGATTTCGACTTCGAAGTCCCGTCCCTCGACGGCGGCGACGCCTGGTCCAGGGCGTACATGGCCCTCCTCGAGATGAGGCAGAGCGTGAAGATAATCAGGCAGGCCTTCAAGAACATCCCTCAGGGCCCTGTCCGGCTCAAGCTTGGCCCCCAGCCCAGGGTCCCAGCCGGGGAGGTCTACGCGCGCACCGAGGCCGCAAGGGGCGAGATGAGCTACCACCTGATATCCGACGGTTCCCCGAGGCCGTACCGCCTGAAGATTGGGAGCCCCAGCTTCAAGAATCTCAGGGTACTCCCCCACCTTCTGAGGAACGTCCATGTGGCAGACATTCCAATAATCTATTGGAGTTTGAATTATTGGCCGCTCGAAGCGGATAGGTAGGTCCGCTCAGCGCCAACTCTGTACATAGAATCATCTTTCCGAACTTTATTACCCTCGACTCTCGCCATCGCCTCCCAATGGCCAATACAGAAGGCCCGCATAGCTTCGGGAAGCTCAAGCTCCTCGTTGGGGAGGGTTGGGTCGACTCGCAGACTCAGGAAGTTCACGAGGTCTTCAACCCGGCGGAAGGCAGGCCGATAGCCGAAGTCCCCTTCAGCACGAAGGAGGAGGTCGGCTCGGCCGTTTTGGCAGCGGAAGTGGCTTTCGAATCCTGGAGGTACGTCCCGATAGGAGAAAGAGCGCAGTACCTCTTCAAGCTCAAGCAGATTATGGAAGCGAACGCCGAAGAGCTCGCCCACCTCAACACTCTCAACCACGGCAAGACGCTGGCCGAAAGTCGGGGGGACGTCAGGAGGACCATCGAGAACGTCGAGGCTGCGATTTCGGTGGCCTACACCCTGGCAAAGGGGTCAAGTCTAGACCAGATTTCCCGGGGAGTGGACACGCAGGTCTCCAAGGAGCCTCTTGGCGTATTCGGAATCATCTGCCCGTTCAACTTCCCTTTGATGATTCCATTCTGGTTCCTGCCCTACGCTATAGTCCTCGGTGATACAGTAGTCGTCAAACCCAGCGACGTGACCCCAGTCCCAATGCAACGGGTCGCCGAGCTCCTCCGCGACGAGGTGAAGCTCCCGCCCGGCGTGTTCAACATGGTCCACGGAGGCGCTGACGTCGTCGAATCCCTCATCAAGAACCCAGGCGTCAAGGGAGTCACTTTCGTCGGCTCGACCCCCGTCGCGCAGAGGGTCTACCGTCTGACGGGGGAGGCAGGCAAGCGCGCCATCGCGAATGGCGGTGCCAAGAACACCATAGTGGTCACCCCCGGGGCTGACCTCGACAAGGCGGTCCCCGCGATAGTCTCATCTTTCTTCGGCAACACAGGCCAAAGATGCCTGGCCGGGGCAAACCTCATGGCTGTAGGTGATGTGGCTGGCCCCCTCCTCGACAAGTTCTCTCGGTCAGCATCCGCCCTCAGGGTCGGAAGCGGAATGCTTCCTGAGACAGAAATGGGACCTGTGGTTTCAAGGGCCTCGAAACAAAGAATCGAAGGAATGCTCCAAAAGGGAATCGACGAGG
It contains:
- a CDS encoding CoA-acylating methylmalonate-semialdehyde dehydrogenase — protein: MANTEGPHSFGKLKLLVGEGWVDSQTQEVHEVFNPAEGRPIAEVPFSTKEEVGSAVLAAEVAFESWRYVPIGERAQYLFKLKQIMEANAEELAHLNTLNHGKTLAESRGDVRRTIENVEAAISVAYTLAKGSSLDQISRGVDTQVSKEPLGVFGIICPFNFPLMIPFWFLPYAIVLGDTVVVKPSDVTPVPMQRVAELLRDEVKLPPGVFNMVHGGADVVESLIKNPGVKGVTFVGSTPVAQRVYRLTGEAGKRAIANGGAKNTIVVTPGADLDKAVPAIVSSFFGNTGQRCLAGANLMAVGDVAGPLLDKFSRSASALRVGSGMLPETEMGPVVSRASKQRIEGMLQKGIDEGARLMTDGRRVSVDGYPDGYFLGATVFTGVSPEMSIAREEIFGPVASSMHAGSLDEAMEAINKGTKFGNMASIFTTKGAEAREFRRRVKAGNIGINIGVAAPSAYFPFGGMRDSFFGTLHPQMDSVDFFTDRKVTISRW
- a CDS encoding CBS domain-containing protein, translated to MRVEALVRRTPVTISANATIKQAAEVFAREKIGLLVVASSVSPVKAEAVISERDVVRAVAKGTLLSGLLESISSKKLVSVKRSDRPSKAVKLMMEKGIRHLVVENDDGTLFGVLSIRDFFRENKLLQSFLKDEAEDVHGID
- a CDS encoding NADH-quinone oxidoreductase subunit C codes for the protein MSKPTPGTQQPAKPAAPTAAAPPSPPSQPKPEPARAKKLASTITAQFPDAKVDYLREKRLKVTVSSATIKAVATMVRDDLGFDHPSAVSGVDWIAKNEIEIIYFIGSLTREGLRDFVLAIAERVPRASPVAPSLIDVWTGVEYHERESQEMLGIDFKGNPFKGHFLLPEDWNDMPPLRKDYVSPGR
- a CDS encoding NADH-quinone oxidoreductase subunit D; translation: MTIQTEYDPDSDRIMAVSFGPQHPGAGHFRIKLWLDGDYLVRSEPDPGYIHRGEEKMSEYRNYIQNVPHLERPVILDSCGILFPYALAVDELMNNKIPDRGQYLRVIMAEMNRIISHMYFIAIEGLFTGHTTMITWCMGDRDFWIDLAERIGGARVTFAYIIPGGVRNDMPAGLTEKALDTCDWFEKRMDEYEKIFFKNPMVLTRMRRVGVLSKEDAIRLGAVGTVLRASGVKMDVRKDEPYSHYEDFDFEVPSLDGGDAWSRAYMALLEMRQSVKIIRQAFKNIPQGPVRLKLGPQPRVPAGEVYARTEAARGEMSYHLISDGSPRPYRLKIGSPSFKNLRVLPHLLRNVHVADIPIIYWSLNYWPLEADR
- the nuoB gene encoding NADH-quinone oxidoreductase subunit NuoB — translated: MVTVQKSGALQVLVGKFDGILQYSVGDPLRYLANWGRLYSLWPVHLETACCSVEVGAAAGSRFDMERFGALEAFGSLRACDLIIVMGTVTRKLAPRLKMIYDQMAEPKWVIAMGACSITGGLYFDSYNVLRGIDDIIPVDVYVPGCPPRAEALLQGIVLLQEKIRKAPSLSGA
- a CDS encoding NADH-quinone oxidoreductase subunit A → MALFGDLGSVFIMGLVGVVFTLPVVIAPRLLAPRRPNPIKNAPFECGQVPVGSGKAHFMMQYYAYLLMFIVFDVLSMFLYAWAAAYKPMALGLSSDWMLTLFMGLVFVPMGFALVLAGRREIW